The window CGGACGCAGATCGGCCGCCCGCAGCGGTTGCACCGCAGGGTCGTGGGAACGTTCGGATGAAAGGCGCAGAACAGCGTCTCCCCCTCCGACATCTCCCGCCTCCCACGCGGAGATCGCTCCCCCGCGTGCGGAACCATTCCCTTCAATATATGATAGAAGAGCGAGCCGAGCGAGCGATCCGGGCCGCCTCAGCCGATCCACGCCGCCCCGATCCCGGCCAGGAGGGCGCCGGCCAGGGCGGCCAGGGCGTTCACCCCATCGTTGGTCAGCCACGGCCACCCCCGCAACCATCGGGTTCGCTGACCGCAGCCGTGCACCGGGCGCTCGGTCTCCTTGCCGCAGCGATCGCACCAGTAGATCCCCTGGACCGTGGCCCCCAGCAGGCTGTCGAACAGAGCGGCGAGGAGACCGGCCATGCCCACGAGGAGCGCATCCCCTATGGATCCCCCAACCGGGCTTCCCAGCAGGGCGAGGAGCCCGATCCCCAGCGCTCCGATCCCCGCCGCGGCCGTCCCTTCCGGAGAGATCGCCCCGGAGGTGCCGGGTGGAACCGGCCGACCGTCCCGGATCCGTCGGGGCGGCCGGGGGCTGAGCAGCCCGATTTCGGTGGCCCAGGTGTCCGCGGTGACCGCGGCGAGGCTCCCGGCGAAGGCCCACCAGAGGGCCGGGTGAGGGGAAAGCGCCCAGAGCAGCGCGAGGAGGGCGCCGACGCCGCCGTTGGCCAGGGCCTGGCCCAGATCCCGGCGCCCCCCTTTGGCGAACTCCCGCGCCACCCCCGCCTTCCGGCCTGCTCGATAATGGGTGAGGGCGGAGGAAGAGATGAAAAAGACGAGCACCAGGAAGGCCCACGGCCAGCCCCCGAAGCCGAACACCGCTGTGCCCACCAGGACGGCGCCCAGCCATCCGCTGCGATCCAGGGCTTCCAGCCGATAGGCCACCCCGCCGATCCCGAAGCTCAGCACCAGGCCCAGGGCCAGCCGCAGGGGAACCTCCCCCACGCTTCCCTCCCTCGTTCCGCGCTCTCCATCCCCTCATGCCAGTGTAAGCCGGATCCCCATCCCCGCCATGGGGAGCGCGGACGGAGGGCGGGGGCCGTCGCCTCGTTCCTTACCCGTTTGCGCCGCAGGCCTCCGACCGCCCGGATGTGGCAGCGCCCGGGAAGGGACGCTAAGATAGTAGAGATTGCGCGCAAATCCACCCCGTAAGCCGGCATGGTGCGATCCCCCTCATCGGCCGATGAAACAATGGGGTCGCGAAAGGAGGAGGGATGATGCGGTTCGAACGCAAGATCCAGGAGGAGGCCGCCCGCGCGGCGCGACGCCTGCCGCCCGGACAGGTGCTCACGGACAGGTTCCCCGTCCTTCACTACGGGCCGGTCCCGAAGTTCGACCCGGCCACATGGGATTTCCGCGTCTTCGGACTGGTGGAGGAAGAGCGGCGGTGGACCTGGGAGGAGTTCCAGCAGCTGCCCCGCACCACCATCACCGTGGACGTCCACTGCGTCACCGGATGGAGCAAGCTGGACACCACCTGGACCGGGGTGGCCTTCCGGGATCTGTTGCGGTTCGTCCGGGTGAAGCCCGAGGCCCGTTACGTGATGGCCCACTGTGAATACGGCTTCACGGCCAACATCCCGATGGAATACATGGAGGATGCCCTCCTGGCCACCCACTACAACGGGGAGCCCCTGACCCCCGAGCACGGCTACCCGCTCCGCCTCATCGTCCCCCGCCTTTACTTCTGGAAGAGCGCCAAGTGGCTCCGGGCCCTGGAGTTCATGGCTGAGGACCGCCCCGGGTTCTGGGAGCAGGCGGGCTATCACATGCGCGGGGATCCGTGGCGGGAGGAACGCTACCGGGAGGACTGGTGATCGGATCGAAGCCGCAGAGGAGGGATGGTTGCGGCTTACTTTATCTTCAGGCGCCGACTTCAATATGATCCGGGAGCTCTCACCCGAAGACGAATCCTGAGATCCGGAGGGGAAGGCCGATGCAGACCTATGCATATGGGTATCCGCGTCTGGGGCGCAAGCGGGAATACAAGACCCTGATCGAAGGCTTCTGGCAGGGGAAGGTCTCCGAGGCGGAGCTGACGGCCGGCCTGGAAGCCTTAGAGGAGGAGCGCCTCGCCGCCTACCGCCGGTTCGTCGATCGCTTCCCCGTCGGCGAGATGTCCCTCTACGACCCGATGCTGGACACGGCCCTGATGCTGGGCCTTTACCCGAACGGCGGCCGGCTGGAGGATTACTTCGCCCTGGCCCGGGGTGAAGGGGCCCTCGAGCTCACCAAGTGGTTCAACACGAACTATCACTATCTGGTCCCCGAGATCCGGATGGACGCCGGCGCCCCGCCGCCTTTCCGCCTGGCCTGGAACAAGCCCCTCGAGGCCTTCCGGAAGCACCCGGAGGGGTTGCCTTATGTCATCGGGCCCTACACCTTCGTCCGCCTGAGCAAAGGATATCCTCCCAAGGCCTTCGGGGAGATCCTGCGGGCGCTGCTGCCGGCCTATGGGGAGCTATTGCGATCCCTGCGGGCGGCCGGCGCCGAAGCCATCCACGTCGATGAGCCCGCCTGGGCACTGGACGTGCCCCTGGAACACGTGGCCCTCATCCGGGAGGCTTACACGGCCCTGGGCGAGGAGGCGGCGCTGCTGGTCTTCACCTACTACGAGGCGGTGGACTTCCTGCCGGCGCTCTACGATCTCCCCCTCCGGGGCATCGGCCTGGACCTCCTCCACGGGCCCGGGAACTGGGAGGCCCTCCGTCGGGCCGGCTTCCCATCGGACAAGATCCTCATCGCCGGCCTGGTGGACGGCCGCAACATCTGGAAGACTGACCTGAGCAGGGCCGCGGCCCAGGTCGAGGACCTGCATCGGCACACGGGGGCGGAGATCTGGATCTCCAACGCCGGGCCGCTCTATCATCTGCCGGTGACAACGGAGGCGGAGGCGAAACTGGACCCCGCCCTGCAGGAGCGCATCGCCTTCGCCACGGAGCGGCTGAAGGAGCTGCGCCTCCTGAAGGCCCTGCTGACCGGGGAGCCGGATGAGGAAGCCCGGCGCTGGAATGCCTACACCCATCCGGTGGATCGCTGGCAGCATCCGGAGGTGCAGGAGCGGGTGCGCCGGCTGGGCCCGGCGGACTTCTCCCGCGAGGCCCCTTACGAGGAGCGGAGCCGGCGGCAGCGGGCGCGGCTGAACCTTCCCCTCTTCCCCACCACCACCATCGGGAGCTTCCCGCAGACGGAGGACCTGCGCCGGGCGCGCACGGCCTTCCGCGCCGGCAAGCTCCCGGCTGAGGAGTATGAGGCGCTGATCCGGGAGCGCATCCGCTACGTGATCCAGCTGCAGGAGGAGCTGGGGCTGGACGTCCTGGTGCACGGGGAGTTCGAGCGCTCGGACATGGTGGAGTTCTTCGCCGAGCGGCTGGAGGGCTTCGCCATCACCCAGCACGGCTGGATCCTCTCTTACGGCACGCGGGTCTACCGGCCGCCCATCCTGTATGGGGACGTGCGCCGTCCGGTCCCCATGACCTTGCGGGAGATCACCTACGCCCAGTCCCTGACGGAGAAGCCGGTCAAGGGGATGCTCACCGGCCCGGTGACGATGCTGGCCTGGAGCTACATCCGGGAGGACATCCCGGTCCATGAGGTCGCCTTCCAGCTGGCCCTGGCCATCCAGGACGAGGTGCGGGATCTGGAGGCGGCGGGCATCCGGGTGATCCAGATCGATGAGCCGGCCTTCCGGGAGCGGGCGCCCCTCAAGCGTCGGGATTGGCCGGCCTACTTCGACTGGGCGGTGAAGGCCTTCCGCCTGGCCTCCCGGGCCCGCCCGGAGACCCAGATCCACACCCACATGTGCTACTCGGAGTTCAACGAGATCATCGAATACATCGACGCCCTGGACGCCGATGTGATCAGCATCGAGGCCACGCGGAGCCGGGGGGAGGTCATTCAGGCCTTCGAGCGCCATCGGTATCCGCGCCAGATCGGACCCGGGGTCTACGACGTGCACTCCCCGGCCATCCCCACCCCCGAGTCGATGGAAGCCATCATCGAGCGGGCCATCCGGGTGATCCCTCCGGAGCGCATCTGGGTGAACCCGGACTGCGGGCTCAAGACCCGACGCTGGGAGGAGGTGATCCCCTCCCTGCGCCACATGGTGGCGGCCGCCCGCCGCCTCCGCGAACGCCACGGGGCGCCGGTCCCCGCTTCCTGAAATCGTTCCCCTTCATCCCGGGGCGGGGCGTTCGGATGCCCCGCCCCTTTGATTACGCGAGGCCGCGCCTCTCCCGTCGGCCGCCGCGGGCCGAAATCCATCCTTTTGCAGGATGGGCTTTCGCCCCGCACCTCTGTCTTCGAAGATGCAAGGGTTGCGGCGGAAGCCGCTCCGGCAACTCCCAATCTCTGGTTTTCGACGACGCAAAGGTCGCGGCTGAAGCCGCTCCTACAAAAAGACGATTTCTGTAGGAGGGGCTTTCGCCCCGAACTTTCCGCCTCGATGACGCAAGGGTCACAACGGACACCGCCCCGACAACCCCAAACCCATGGTTTTCGATGACGCAAAGGTCGCGGCTGAAGCGGCTCCTACAAAAATGGGCCCCTGTAGGAGGGGCTTTAGCCCCGAACATCCGTCTTCGATGACGCAAGGGTCGCGGCTAAAGCCGCTCCTACAGCCCCGAACCTCTGTCTTCGATGACGCGAAGGGTCGCGGCGAAAGCCGCGCCTGCGGTAAGAAGGCCGAAATGAATTTCGGCTTACGGAGGGGGGCTTTCGCCCCGAACCCCCGTCCTCGATGACGCAAGGGTCGTGGCGGAAGCCGCTCCTGCCCGTGCGGATCTCTGGGCAGGGGCTTGGGGCGCATCGGGAGCGCGATCCCCCCATGCGTCCGGCCCGCTGTCTCAGACGGTGCTGGATTAGCGCGGCCCGCTCCCCGGCCGGGAGCCACCGCCCCTTTCCCCGCGAACAGTCCGATAATAGAAAGGGAACCCGCCCTTCCACCCGGGAGGATGGGTCCCGATTCCGGGATCGGGAGGCGGAAGAATGACGGAGACCATGCGGGCCGTGGTCAAAGCGGCGCCGGGGCCGGGCCTGGTGATGGCCCAGCGTCCGATCCCTACCCCCGGTCCGGGGGAGATCCTGGTGAAAGTGAAGGCCGCCTCCATCTGCGGAACGGATCTCCACATTTACCGCTGGGACCCGTGGGCGCAGGGGCGGATCCGCCCGCCCCTGATCATCGGCCATGAGTTCTGCGGGGAGGTGGTCGAGACCGGGCCGGAGGTGGATGGGATCCGGGTAGGCGATTTCATCTCCGCCGAAAGCCACGTGATCTGCGGCCGCTGCGATATGTGCCGCACCGGGAAAGGACACCTCTGCCGCAACACCCGCATTTTAGGGGTGGACCGCGACGGCGCCTTCGCCGATTTCATCGTCATCCCCGCCGAGAACGCCTGGGTGAATCCCCCCGATCTCCCCCTCGAGGTGGCGGTCCTCCTGGAGAACTTCGGCAACGCGGTGCACACCGCCTTCGCCGTGGACCTGCGGGCGCGCAAGGTGCTGGTGACCGGCTGCGGGCCGGTGGGCCTGATGACCATCGCCGTGGCCCGGGCCATCGGCGCCCGCATGATCATCGCCACCGACATCAGCCCCTACCGCCTGGACCTGGCCCGACGGATGGGGGCGGACCACGTCCTCAACCCGCAGGAGGTCAACGTCGTGGAGGCGATCCGGGATCTGGCCGGCGGGGAGGTGGACGTGCTGCTGGAGATGTCCGGCGCCCCCTCGGCCATCCGCGAAGGCTTCGCGGTCCTCAAGCCGGGCGGCCAGGCGGCCCTGCTGGGGCTCCCTCCGGGCCCCATCGAGTTCGACCTGGCCAACATGGTGATCTTCAAAGGCGTGACGGTCCACGGCATCGTCGGGCGCCGCCTGTGGGAGACCTGGTATGAGATCCGGGGGCTGCTCAACTCGGGGGCCGTCGATCTGCGCCCGGTGGTCACCCACCGCTTCCGCCTGGAGGAGTTCGACCAGGCTTTCGCGACCATGGCCAGCGGCCGCAGCGGGAAAGTGATGCTGATCCCATAAAAATGATCCGCGGGGAGGGAGCGTCATGTCCGCACAGCCTGCCACCGTCGACAAACTGGCGTGGATCCGGGAGGAGCTGCAGGCCCTTCAGGAGCAGGGCCTCTACATCCACATCCGCACCATCCAGTCGGCCCAGGGGCCATGGCTGATCGTGGACGGCCGGCGGGTGCTGAACTTCTGCTCCAACAACTACCTGGGGCTGGCCAACCATCCGCGCATGCGGGAAGCCGCCCGCCAGGCCATTGAGAAATACGGTGTGGGGCCGGCCGCCGTGCGCACCATCGCCGGCACCCTGGACCTCCACCTGATCCTGGAGGAGAAGCTGGCCCGCTTCAAGGGGGTGGAGGCGGCCATCTCCTTCCAGTCGGGCTTCAACGCCAACCTGGCTACCATCCCCGCCCTGGTGGGGGAGGGCGACGCCATCTTCTCCGATGAGCTCAACCACGCCAGCATCATCGACGGCTGCCGCCTCTCCCGCGCCCGCATCGTCCGCTACGCCCACAACGACCCCAGCGACCTCGAGGCAAAGATCCGGGAGAACCTGGGGACGTTCCGGCGGGGCCTGATCGTCACCGACGGCGTCTTCTCCATGGACGGCGACATCGCCCCCCTGCCGGAGATCGTGGAGATCGCCGAGCGTTACCACTTGATGCTGATGGTGGACGACGCCCACGG is drawn from Thermoflexus hugenholtzii and contains these coding sequences:
- the tdh gene encoding L-threonine 3-dehydrogenase, which translates into the protein MTETMRAVVKAAPGPGLVMAQRPIPTPGPGEILVKVKAASICGTDLHIYRWDPWAQGRIRPPLIIGHEFCGEVVETGPEVDGIRVGDFISAESHVICGRCDMCRTGKGHLCRNTRILGVDRDGAFADFIVIPAENAWVNPPDLPLEVAVLLENFGNAVHTAFAVDLRARKVLVTGCGPVGLMTIAVARAIGARMIIATDISPYRLDLARRMGADHVLNPQEVNVVEAIRDLAGGEVDVLLEMSGAPSAIREGFAVLKPGGQAALLGLPPGPIEFDLANMVIFKGVTVHGIVGRRLWETWYEIRGLLNSGAVDLRPVVTHRFRLEEFDQAFATMASGRSGKVMLIP
- a CDS encoding glycine C-acetyltransferase, whose amino-acid sequence is MSAQPATVDKLAWIREELQALQEQGLYIHIRTIQSAQGPWLIVDGRRVLNFCSNNYLGLANHPRMREAARQAIEKYGVGPAAVRTIAGTLDLHLILEEKLARFKGVEAAISFQSGFNANLATIPALVGEGDAIFSDELNHASIIDGCRLSRARIVRYAHNDPSDLEAKIRENLGTFRRGLIVTDGVFSMDGDIAPLPEIVEIAERYHLMLMVDDAHGEGVLGRGGRGIVDHFGLHGRVDIEVGTLSKAFGVVGGYVAGRREIVEWLRQRGRPFLFSSAMTAADTAACIAAVEILEESTELVDRLWENTRYFKEEMRRLGFDLGQSVTPITPVMLGDAHLAQTFSRRLFEEGVFAQAIGYPTVPRGKARIRVMISAAHSREDLDRGLEAFAKVGRELGVIR
- a CDS encoding sulfite oxidase-like oxidoreductase, producing MMRFERKIQEEAARAARRLPPGQVLTDRFPVLHYGPVPKFDPATWDFRVFGLVEEERRWTWEEFQQLPRTTITVDVHCVTGWSKLDTTWTGVAFRDLLRFVRVKPEARYVMAHCEYGFTANIPMEYMEDALLATHYNGEPLTPEHGYPLRLIVPRLYFWKSAKWLRALEFMAEDRPGFWEQAGYHMRGDPWREERYREDW
- a CDS encoding DUF92 domain-containing protein; the protein is MGEVPLRLALGLVLSFGIGGVAYRLEALDRSGWLGAVLVGTAVFGFGGWPWAFLVLVFFISSSALTHYRAGRKAGVAREFAKGGRRDLGQALANGGVGALLALLWALSPHPALWWAFAGSLAAVTADTWATEIGLLSPRPPRRIRDGRPVPPGTSGAISPEGTAAAGIGALGIGLLALLGSPVGGSIGDALLVGMAGLLAALFDSLLGATVQGIYWCDRCGKETERPVHGCGQRTRWLRGWPWLTNDGVNALAALAGALLAGIGAAWIG
- the metE gene encoding 5-methyltetrahydropteroyltriglutamate--homocysteine S-methyltransferase, which produces MQTYAYGYPRLGRKREYKTLIEGFWQGKVSEAELTAGLEALEEERLAAYRRFVDRFPVGEMSLYDPMLDTALMLGLYPNGGRLEDYFALARGEGALELTKWFNTNYHYLVPEIRMDAGAPPPFRLAWNKPLEAFRKHPEGLPYVIGPYTFVRLSKGYPPKAFGEILRALLPAYGELLRSLRAAGAEAIHVDEPAWALDVPLEHVALIREAYTALGEEAALLVFTYYEAVDFLPALYDLPLRGIGLDLLHGPGNWEALRRAGFPSDKILIAGLVDGRNIWKTDLSRAAAQVEDLHRHTGAEIWISNAGPLYHLPVTTEAEAKLDPALQERIAFATERLKELRLLKALLTGEPDEEARRWNAYTHPVDRWQHPEVQERVRRLGPADFSREAPYEERSRRQRARLNLPLFPTTTIGSFPQTEDLRRARTAFRAGKLPAEEYEALIRERIRYVIQLQEELGLDVLVHGEFERSDMVEFFAERLEGFAITQHGWILSYGTRVYRPPILYGDVRRPVPMTLREITYAQSLTEKPVKGMLTGPVTMLAWSYIREDIPVHEVAFQLALAIQDEVRDLEAAGIRVIQIDEPAFRERAPLKRRDWPAYFDWAVKAFRLASRARPETQIHTHMCYSEFNEIIEYIDALDADVISIEATRSRGEVIQAFERHRYPRQIGPGVYDVHSPAIPTPESMEAIIERAIRVIPPERIWVNPDCGLKTRRWEEVIPSLRHMVAAARRLRERHGAPVPAS